In a genomic window of Methanogenium sp. S4BF:
- a CDS encoding FIST C-terminal domain-containing protein — protein MNRCISGAVWGGIDLYISSSAVSDVLAAAKALYTGQDDIFTLFFADTDVPDIELLRRELTGAGIRFMGGIAPGLIVGTTVRDCGALIRRFSCAAGPFIVPDFITDDISRDIVQDLEMPFAEGGGTVMIYFPGPNSSTHFLRQIYGLFGNGVTYIGSVMGYEDMVLRPSVFSNEAFSNTAAVFAVLSADCMVAARHGFIPISESMISTATDHNCVREINWRNPLNEYLTVIEEDCQGVFPSKCPEEWIAYHPMLLQTDFPESVCRAVLQITPDGSLVCAGDVPENAVFRVAKYSYESLLNAAAISAKIATGDMENRSAVLFLINCICRKWITGERYFRELETVKAAVSEIPAPVKMEGIFSFGEISSMGTGMLECLNYTCVAGRFYED, from the coding sequence ATGAATAGATGCATATCAGGTGCCGTTTGGGGGGGCATTGATCTGTATATTTCATCATCAGCTGTCAGCGACGTTCTTGCTGCTGCAAAGGCTCTTTACACCGGTCAGGATGACATTTTTACGCTTTTCTTTGCGGATACGGATGTGCCGGATATTGAACTGCTGCGCAGGGAACTTACCGGGGCGGGTATCCGGTTTATGGGTGGTATTGCACCCGGCCTCATTGTCGGGACAACCGTCAGGGACTGCGGTGCATTAATTCGCAGGTTTTCATGTGCTGCAGGGCCTTTTATTGTACCGGATTTTATCACAGACGATATCTCACGGGACATTGTTCAGGACCTGGAAATGCCTTTTGCAGAAGGGGGTGGGACAGTGATGATATATTTTCCCGGGCCGAATTCTTCCACGCATTTTCTCCGGCAGATATATGGACTGTTCGGGAACGGGGTGACCTATATTGGGTCCGTTATGGGATACGAGGATATGGTTTTGCGGCCTTCTGTCTTTTCAAATGAAGCATTCTCAAATACTGCAGCTGTATTTGCGGTTCTCTCTGCTGACTGCATGGTTGCAGCCAGGCATGGGTTTATTCCGATCTCTGAATCGATGATATCAACAGCAACTGATCATAATTGTGTGAGAGAGATAAACTGGAGAAATCCGCTGAATGAATATCTCACAGTCATTGAAGAAGATTGCCAGGGAGTTTTTCCCTCTAAATGCCCGGAAGAATGGATTGCATATCACCCGATGCTACTCCAGACCGATTTTCCCGAATCTGTCTGCAGGGCGGTGCTGCAGATCACGCCTGACGGGTCGCTTGTTTGTGCAGGTGATGTGCCGGAGAATGCTGTTTTTCGCGTTGCGAAATATTCCTATGAATCTCTGCTGAATGCAGCGGCCATCTCTGCGAAGATTGCAACCGGGGATATGGAGAACAGATCTGCTGTTCTGTTTCTGATCAACTGTATTTGCCGAAAATGGATAACCGGTGAGAGATACTTCCGTGAACTGGAGACGGTTAAAGCGGCTGTCTCTGAAATACCAGCACCTGTTAAGATGGAAGGGATTTTCTCATTCGGGGAAATCAGTTCAATGGGGACAGGGATGCTTGAATGCCTGAATTATACCTGTGTGGCCGGACGGTTTTATGAGGACTGA
- the nifB gene encoding nitrogenase cofactor biosynthesis protein NifB has product MASGEYPTATVNGEEIPYDPEVLRKIQEHPCYSEKACHKFGRMHLPIAPKCNIQCNYCVRDFDCVNESRPGVCSRVLSPEEAIALVREVMGKFSYIKVIGIAGPGDPLANEETFETLRLLKEEFPVPIKCLSTNGLMLPESIDLLEEYDVGNITVTCNAIDPAIGEKIYSFVEWEGKKLHGREAAERLLAQQIKGIEMAVERKMLVKVNTVLIPGVNDHHVVDIAKKMGEMGVYTFNIIPVIPQYKFAHITPPTPADKKAMHDACAPYVRQMRHCQRCRSDAIGKLGKDMQDEIYRNCGAL; this is encoded by the coding sequence ATGGCATCCGGCGAATATCCCACTGCAACGGTTAACGGAGAGGAGATCCCGTACGACCCCGAAGTTCTCAGGAAGATCCAGGAACATCCGTGCTATAGCGAAAAAGCATGTCACAAGTTTGGAAGAATGCACCTTCCCATAGCACCAAAATGCAATATCCAGTGCAATTACTGTGTCCGTGACTTCGACTGTGTCAACGAAAGCCGCCCCGGCGTCTGCAGCAGGGTGCTTTCACCTGAGGAAGCCATTGCGCTGGTCCGGGAAGTGATGGGGAAGTTCTCCTACATCAAGGTCATCGGCATTGCAGGGCCGGGCGACCCGCTTGCAAATGAGGAGACCTTTGAGACGCTGCGTCTCTTGAAGGAGGAATTCCCGGTTCCCATCAAATGCCTCTCCACAAACGGACTGATGCTTCCCGAGTCTATTGACCTCCTCGAAGAGTATGATGTCGGAAACATCACGGTGACCTGCAATGCAATTGACCCGGCAATCGGCGAGAAGATCTATTCCTTTGTCGAATGGGAAGGAAAGAAGCTGCACGGACGTGAGGCAGCAGAACGCCTCCTTGCACAGCAGATCAAAGGTATTGAGATGGCAGTGGAACGCAAGATGCTCGTCAAGGTGAACACAGTCCTGATACCAGGCGTCAATGACCACCATGTCGTCGATATCGCAAAGAAGATGGGAGAGATGGGAGTCTATACCTTCAATATCATCCCGGTCATTCCACAGTATAAGTTTGCCCATATCACTCCGCCCACCCCTGCGGACAAGAAGGCAATGCATGATGCATGTGCCCCGTATGTCCGCCAGATGCGGCATTGCCAGCGGTGCCGCTCTGATGCCATCGGAAAGCTCGGAAAAGATATGCAGGATGAGATATACCGGAACTGTGGGGCACTGTAA
- a CDS encoding RNA methyltransferase, whose protein sequence is MPEVEIVLVEPLYEGNIGFAARVMKNFGFTRLVLINPPEMSIEATARASHAKDVLESAVIAESLDDVIAESNMLVATTGELSKTISHAMRMPYYTPGELRDIVAPVDGRISILFGRENWGLSNEEIRQCDVICTIPTSPVYPIVNISHAVGIICYELAHLPRGEYITASRCEMDALYDHIDEFLDLVDHREYKRANTMTMMRRIFGRTLLTGREVTTLHGLIRRAEWHINGGKSTGDDDSTTVDSGVVPE, encoded by the coding sequence ATGCCAGAGGTCGAAATAGTCCTTGTTGAACCCCTGTATGAAGGGAATATCGGATTTGCCGCGCGGGTAATGAAAAACTTCGGGTTCACCCGGCTTGTCCTCATTAACCCGCCGGAGATGAGCATTGAGGCAACTGCCCGTGCATCCCATGCAAAGGATGTGCTGGAATCGGCAGTCATTGCAGAGTCGCTTGATGACGTGATTGCAGAGTCCAACATGCTTGTTGCAACAACAGGTGAACTCTCAAAGACAATATCCCATGCAATGCGCATGCCCTATTATACGCCGGGCGAACTGCGGGATATCGTAGCCCCTGTTGACGGCAGAATATCCATTCTCTTCGGGAGAGAGAACTGGGGGCTCTCCAATGAAGAGATCCGCCAGTGTGATGTCATCTGCACCATCCCGACATCACCGGTGTACCCGATTGTCAATATCTCTCATGCAGTCGGCATCATCTGCTATGAGCTTGCACACCTTCCGCGGGGAGAGTACATCACCGCCTCCCGGTGCGAAATGGATGCCCTCTACGACCATATCGACGAATTCCTTGATCTCGTTGACCACCGCGAATACAAGCGGGCAAATACCATGACAATGATGCGGCGGATCTTTGGCCGCACTCTCCTTACCGGGCGGGAAGTGACCACCCTCCATGGCCTCATCCGCCGTGCCGAGTGGCACATCAATGGGGGGAAAAGCACGGGAGATGATGATTCAACAACCGTGGACAGTGGGGTGGTCCCTGAATGA
- a CDS encoding phosphoglycerol geranylgeranyltransferase has translation MDDSWKDWVHITKLDPDKVIGNDAVAEIATSGTDALMLSGTLNVTRENMQELLAQVKEYDLPIVVEPAGPEAVILNEVDGLFVPSVLNTSDIRWMVGKHQWWVKHTRVDWSKVVPEAYIVLNPASSVGKVTGARCDISAADVAAYAEVADQYFSFPVVYIEYSGTYGDPAVVAAAAEAVSDARLFYGGGINNAEKAAEMARYADTIVVGNAVYDDGVSALKATVKAVH, from the coding sequence ATGGATGACAGCTGGAAAGACTGGGTTCATATCACAAAACTGGACCCGGACAAAGTAATCGGCAACGATGCAGTCGCAGAGATTGCGACAAGCGGAACGGACGCCCTGATGCTCTCAGGGACACTGAATGTAACCAGGGAGAATATGCAGGAGCTTTTGGCGCAGGTGAAGGAGTATGACCTGCCCATCGTTGTTGAACCTGCTGGCCCTGAGGCAGTTATCCTGAATGAAGTGGACGGCCTTTTTGTACCCAGCGTACTCAACACATCCGATATCCGCTGGATGGTGGGCAAACACCAGTGGTGGGTAAAACATACCCGTGTCGACTGGTCAAAAGTGGTTCCTGAGGCCTATATCGTCCTGAATCCGGCGTCATCCGTCGGCAAAGTGACAGGTGCCAGGTGTGACATCTCAGCAGCAGATGTTGCCGCCTATGCTGAGGTGGCAGACCAGTATTTCTCGTTCCCCGTGGTATATATCGAATATTCGGGAACGTATGGCGACCCGGCAGTGGTGGCCGCAGCAGCAGAAGCTGTCTCTGACGCCCGCCTGTTCTATGGCGGCGGCATCAATAATGCAGAGAAGGCTGCAGAAATGGCACGGTATGCTGACACCATTGTCGTCGGCAATGCCGTCTATGACGACGGTGTTTCCGCACTGAAGGCAACCGTGAAAGCAGTCCACTGA
- a CDS encoding PAS domain-containing sensor histidine kinase, which yields MRTDQTSEVSKNLSIVNELAFSIGNSLDLQENSDTFCTLLLARKNYSFVSLWLRNDVLKNGGDAGDATCVYAYPLVMADFVTLPITHPLFTPLTDGKAVSYAVHDLVFSSLVTEKQIRGGAYALYPLGDYGILKIYAQNRNEAFSAEEMAQLRNVVRKFAVSVRGCLSHKALVDEVRERTAAEKRLKYSKNALQTFIDSIPENAALFRRDGSVIIGNEAFLRHHSLLRNASPESGILEYDSPVMNRVKEGFIRVIENMASETIEVEWGSRVTEVHLSPVFCSRGDIDAVALFSIDVTEKKKEMLEQLRKSEQQFRELADFIPIILYESDEKGSVTFANQTAFSSMKFGPELPESGLLLRDCVIPEDVTRAEKKIADIASGDRIQAMQFTIRRMDGTTFPALVYSSPIIRDGEFGGIHGAVIDISDQVMAEEALRRTNLKLALLSSVTRHDILNQVTAMLLFKELLADSLAAGDPVDAEYVSDLFEIAETIERQIIFSRDYQDIGMQTPQWQHICSVIRNVSQDAELSALTISCNTGDLEIYADPLFEKVAFNLMENSLRHGFNASSVAVTWMPNADGSGTLTFADDGVGVPDGMKERIFEKGFGSNTGYGLYLIREILDLTGIGIEEAGTVGRGAAFSLTIPPGACRNIPPVV from the coding sequence ATGAGGACTGATCAGACGTCTGAAGTCTCGAAAAATCTCTCAATAGTCAATGAACTCGCTTTTTCCATAGGCAACTCCCTTGATCTTCAGGAAAATAGTGACACATTCTGTACACTTCTGCTGGCCCGGAAGAACTATTCATTTGTTTCACTCTGGCTCAGAAATGATGTGCTGAAAAACGGGGGGGATGCAGGAGATGCAACATGTGTCTATGCCTACCCGCTGGTGATGGCAGACTTTGTGACACTGCCCATAACGCACCCTCTCTTTACTCCGCTTACCGACGGGAAGGCGGTCTCATATGCTGTTCATGATCTGGTATTTTCATCGCTGGTAACGGAAAAGCAGATCCGGGGAGGGGCATATGCACTCTATCCTCTGGGAGATTATGGCATTCTCAAGATTTATGCCCAGAACAGGAATGAAGCGTTCAGTGCGGAAGAAATGGCGCAATTGCGCAATGTCGTACGGAAATTTGCGGTATCTGTACGGGGCTGTCTCTCCCATAAGGCACTTGTTGATGAAGTTCGGGAGCGGACTGCTGCTGAAAAACGTCTGAAATATTCAAAAAATGCACTGCAGACATTCATCGACAGCATTCCTGAAAATGCAGCACTGTTCAGACGGGACGGATCGGTTATCATCGGCAATGAGGCCTTCCTCCGGCACCATTCCCTTCTTCGGAACGCGTCGCCAGAATCCGGTATTCTGGAGTATGATTCACCTGTGATGAACAGGGTAAAGGAAGGATTTATCCGGGTTATCGAGAATATGGCGTCTGAAACTATTGAAGTGGAGTGGGGAAGCCGCGTCACTGAGGTGCATCTGTCTCCTGTCTTTTGCAGTCGCGGGGATATTGACGCGGTTGCCCTTTTTAGCATTGATGTCACGGAAAAAAAGAAAGAGATGCTTGAACAGTTGCGAAAGAGCGAACAGCAGTTCAGGGAACTTGCCGATTTCATCCCCATCATTCTCTATGAATCGGACGAAAAAGGATCCGTGACATTTGCAAACCAGACCGCATTTTCTTCCATGAAATTTGGTCCTGAATTGCCTGAGTCCGGCCTTCTTCTCAGAGACTGTGTGATCCCTGAAGATGTCACCCGTGCTGAGAAAAAAATCGCCGACATTGCGTCAGGGGACCGGATACAGGCGATGCAATTCACGATCCGTCGCATGGACGGAACCACATTTCCTGCACTGGTCTACAGCAGCCCCATTATCCGCGACGGGGAGTTTGGCGGCATCCATGGGGCGGTGATCGATATCAGTGATCAGGTGATGGCCGAAGAGGCATTGCGCAGGACGAACCTGAAACTTGCCCTCCTCTCCTCTGTCACCCGGCATGACATCCTGAACCAGGTAACCGCGATGCTGCTATTCAAAGAACTGCTTGCGGATTCTCTTGCAGCAGGAGACCCTGTTGATGCAGAGTATGTGTCAGATTTATTTGAGATTGCAGAGACAATTGAGCGGCAGATTATATTCTCACGAGATTATCAGGATATTGGGATGCAAACACCTCAATGGCAGCATATCTGTTCTGTCATCAGGAATGTATCACAGGATGCAGAGCTCTCTGCACTCACCATCTCGTGCAATACGGGCGACCTGGAGATCTATGCAGATCCTCTCTTTGAGAAGGTTGCCTTCAATCTCATGGAGAATTCTCTCAGGCACGGATTCAATGCCTCTTCTGTGGCGGTCACCTGGATGCCGAATGCAGATGGCAGCGGTACGCTCACATTTGCGGACGATGGTGTGGGAGTGCCTGATGGGATGAAAGAACGGATATTTGAGAAAGGTTTTGGCTCAAACACCGGGTATGGTCTCTATCTCATACGTGAAATTCTGGATCTCACCGGCATTGGCATCGAAGAGGCAGGCACGGTGGGCAGAGGAGCGGCCTTCTCGCTCACGATTCCTCCCGGTGCCTGCCGGAACATTCCTCCCGTCGTGTGA
- a CDS encoding threonine--tRNA ligase, translating into MRILLIHSDQITYEAQKKTPVAEENIVPADGLEEALTAFCAVEAPDEENIPGVAAKTAAEILEAAEKLGTTNIMIYPYAHLSSDLSSPKAAIQALTAIEEICSQAEGMTVKRAPFGWYKAFTLSCKGHPLSELSRTITPEDAEEKAEKKKVTHTFFVLTPEGVREDSAKYADDTPFGKLVIKETGIAAETSGDSVHCELMRAKELVDYEPLSDVGNHRWMPRGKIIRDLLSDYVLGLVLDYGGMPVETPVMYDLDNPAINEHAGKFGERQYRFKSGNRNMMLRFAACFGMFSIMHDMHISPNTLPMKMYELSTYSFRHEQKGECIGLKRLRAFTMPDMHSLCLDMDQTLSCFEEQLMIGWQTGRDLETPLAGVFRCTEGFYEEHEDWVKGIVKASGVPMLIELLSDRVHYWVAKVDLAAIDGQGRPIENPTVQIDVESSTRFDIKYFTDEGEVHPPIIHCSPTGSIERVICALLEKTATQDVPMLPVWLSPTQARIVPVAERHIPYATEVCAALTKAGIRCDIDDREESVGKKVREAGMDWVPYVAIVGDAEAESGTLTVTIRKESQPKKPYKEEMTPEALVEAISAVTAGKPVRKIYTPKNLSVKPRFI; encoded by the coding sequence ATGCGGATTTTGCTGATTCATTCCGACCAGATAACATATGAGGCCCAGAAGAAGACACCGGTAGCAGAAGAGAACATTGTGCCGGCCGACGGACTTGAAGAGGCACTGACAGCATTCTGTGCTGTGGAAGCGCCGGACGAAGAGAATATCCCGGGTGTTGCGGCCAAAACCGCAGCGGAGATCCTTGAGGCGGCTGAGAAGCTCGGCACAACAAATATCATGATCTACCCGTATGCCCACCTCTCCAGTGACCTGTCGTCCCCAAAAGCGGCGATTCAGGCACTGACAGCAATCGAGGAGATCTGTTCCCAGGCAGAAGGGATGACCGTCAAACGTGCACCCTTTGGCTGGTACAAGGCATTCACCCTCTCCTGCAAGGGCCACCCCCTCTCTGAACTCTCCCGGACGATTACTCCGGAGGACGCAGAAGAGAAGGCAGAGAAGAAGAAAGTCACACATACCTTTTTTGTCCTCACCCCTGAAGGCGTCCGGGAAGATTCTGCGAAATATGCAGATGACACACCATTCGGGAAGCTGGTCATAAAAGAGACCGGAATCGCCGCAGAAACATCCGGTGACTCTGTGCACTGCGAACTGATGCGGGCAAAGGAACTCGTTGATTATGAGCCTCTCTCTGATGTCGGAAACCACCGGTGGATGCCACGGGGAAAGATCATCCGCGACCTGCTCAGTGATTATGTCCTCGGACTGGTGCTTGACTATGGCGGCATGCCGGTTGAGACGCCGGTCATGTACGACCTTGACAACCCGGCAATAAACGAACATGCAGGAAAGTTCGGCGAACGCCAGTACAGGTTCAAATCAGGCAACCGCAATATGATGCTCCGGTTTGCCGCCTGTTTCGGGATGTTCTCCATCATGCACGACATGCACATCTCACCGAACACGCTCCCGATGAAGATGTACGAGCTCTCCACCTACTCCTTCCGTCATGAACAGAAGGGAGAGTGCATCGGCCTGAAGCGCCTGCGGGCATTTACGATGCCAGATATGCACTCCCTCTGCCTCGACATGGACCAGACGCTCTCCTGCTTTGAAGAGCAGCTGATGATCGGCTGGCAGACCGGCCGCGACCTCGAGACACCGCTGGCCGGTGTCTTCCGGTGTACGGAAGGATTCTACGAAGAGCATGAGGACTGGGTCAAGGGCATCGTAAAGGCATCCGGTGTGCCGATGCTCATTGAACTGCTCTCTGACCGTGTGCACTACTGGGTGGCAAAGGTGGACCTTGCAGCGATTGACGGACAGGGCCGCCCCATCGAGAACCCGACCGTCCAGATTGATGTGGAATCATCAACACGGTTCGATATCAAATACTTCACCGACGAAGGAGAGGTACATCCCCCCATCATCCACTGTTCTCCAACCGGTTCGATTGAGCGGGTTATCTGCGCCCTTTTGGAGAAGACCGCAACACAGGATGTCCCGATGCTTCCGGTATGGCTCTCCCCGACACAGGCACGTATCGTGCCGGTGGCCGAGCGCCATATCCCCTACGCCACTGAGGTATGTGCAGCCCTGACAAAGGCAGGCATCCGCTGTGACATTGACGACCGCGAAGAGTCGGTCGGCAAGAAGGTCAGGGAAGCAGGCATGGACTGGGTGCCATACGTGGCAATCGTCGGTGATGCAGAAGCTGAATCCGGCACACTCACCGTGACCATCCGGAAGGAGTCACAGCCAAAGAAGCCATACAAGGAAGAGATGACACCGGAAGCACTGGTTGAGGCAATATCTGCGGTGACTGCAGGCAAACCGGTGCGGAAAATATACACCCCAAAGAACCTCTCCGTGAAACCACGGTTTATCTGA
- a CDS encoding low specificity L-threonine aldolase produces the protein MTHPDSANRIYQTSFASDNNTGVHPAVMEAIVAANEGDVIAYGDDPFTGRAVDVFRQHFGADTEPFFVMNGTGANVTALAAITRPFEAVICTDCAHINVDECGAPERVAGCKLLPVSAPDGKLTPEDIESCLSGRGDEHNAQPRVVSLTQATETGTVYSPEEMRAIAETAHANGMLVHMDGARICNAAAALGKPLREITRDAGVDVLSFGGTKNGLMYGEAVLFFYPDLAADYRYYRKQATQLASKMRFVAAQFTALLEGNLWLENALHANRMASLLAASVREIPGVDIVQPVESNAVFAAIPKETVTPLMEHSYFYLAGSDTPIPVARWMTSWRTTEEDVHAFAAAVKETVQRAGKMG, from the coding sequence ATGACGCACCCAGATTCAGCTAACCGGATATATCAGACGAGCTTCGCCAGTGACAACAACACAGGGGTCCATCCTGCGGTGATGGAGGCCATCGTGGCTGCAAATGAAGGGGACGTTATTGCCTACGGCGATGATCCGTTTACCGGGAGGGCGGTGGACGTCTTCCGGCAGCACTTCGGTGCCGATACGGAGCCGTTCTTTGTCATGAACGGCACCGGGGCAAATGTGACCGCCCTTGCAGCCATCACACGGCCCTTTGAGGCGGTCATCTGCACGGACTGCGCCCATATCAATGTCGATGAATGCGGAGCGCCGGAGCGGGTAGCAGGCTGTAAACTCCTTCCCGTCAGCGCACCTGACGGAAAACTGACCCCGGAGGACATCGAATCGTGCCTCTCCGGACGGGGGGACGAACACAATGCACAGCCGAGGGTGGTCTCTCTGACCCAGGCAACCGAGACAGGGACAGTCTATTCACCGGAGGAAATGCGGGCCATCGCAGAGACTGCACATGCAAACGGGATGCTCGTCCACATGGACGGTGCACGCATCTGCAACGCGGCAGCAGCCCTCGGGAAGCCCTTGCGGGAGATTACCCGTGATGCGGGGGTGGATGTACTCTCCTTTGGCGGTACAAAAAACGGCCTCATGTACGGCGAGGCGGTACTATTTTTTTATCCTGACCTTGCCGCAGATTACCGGTATTACCGCAAACAGGCAACCCAGCTCGCCTCTAAGATGCGCTTTGTTGCCGCGCAGTTCACCGCCCTTCTGGAAGGGAACCTCTGGCTGGAGAATGCATTGCATGCAAACCGGATGGCTTCCCTCCTTGCAGCATCCGTCCGGGAGATTCCGGGCGTGGATATTGTACAGCCGGTGGAGAGCAATGCAGTCTTTGCGGCCATCCCAAAAGAAACAGTGACTCCATTGATGGAGCATTCGTATTTCTACCTGGCCGGCAGTGACACCCCAATACCGGTGGCCCGCTGGATGACATCATGGAGGACAACAGAAGAGGATGTGCACGCGTTTGCAGCGGCAGTTAAAGAGACGGTGCAACGTGCAGGCAAAATGGGGTGA
- the dcd gene encoding dCTP deaminase: MILVDWQIENRIERGFIKIDPFDPKFIQPNSIDIRLGDHFVWYEESDDVIDPYEQDSIVSHVSEKHAEYIDVPPGMFLLAETHECITLPDDIVATIEGKSSIARLGIALHQTGGWIDAGFCGTITLEISNANRRPVRLYAGMPIGQLVFYTTERAEKPYGSKGDAKYLNQRQATLSRYHKNIR, encoded by the coding sequence ATGATTCTCGTTGACTGGCAGATAGAGAACCGCATCGAGCGGGGATTTATAAAAATCGACCCGTTCGATCCGAAGTTTATTCAGCCCAATTCAATTGACATCCGGCTGGGGGACCATTTTGTATGGTATGAAGAGTCTGATGACGTTATCGACCCGTACGAACAGGATTCAATTGTCTCCCACGTGAGCGAGAAGCATGCAGAGTACATTGATGTTCCGCCCGGTATGTTCCTTCTTGCAGAGACGCATGAGTGCATTACGTTGCCGGACGACATCGTGGCAACCATCGAAGGAAAATCAAGCATTGCGCGCCTGGGCATTGCCCTGCACCAGACCGGCGGATGGATCGATGCAGGATTCTGCGGGACAATTACTCTTGAAATCTCAAATGCAAACCGCCGTCCGGTCCGCCTCTATGCGGGAATGCCAATCGGTCAGCTTGTATTTTATACAACAGAACGTGCAGAGAAGCCATACGGTTCAAAAGGGGATGCAAAATATCTGAACCAGCGGCAGGCAACCCTCTCACGCTACCATAAAAATATCAGGTGA